From the Pomacea canaliculata isolate SZHN2017 linkage group LG4, ASM307304v1, whole genome shotgun sequence genome, one window contains:
- the LOC112562302 gene encoding golgin subfamily A member 3-like isoform X1, whose protein sequence is MSMEPFDLKLHQVTFDEKEEIVYQSKGLDQQQLDSFSTLVHYDAYFKDGSASAHLPLEYSNRHTFSFADSEAKKPPSCSLGSRESNSIYTNQKQNSSQLPHRQLPWETNYVLETPTEEQFLVNPDDYFHSTPLISKVSPESAAASLQTLSQVSVNTAAVARHLRRASGKTKRVARTILTSTSLATPRTMASETSSPSTSSPHLLSGSSQENELELETDNSFETVAEALRLQWSVIGNSNVTPASPEEVAKIVAEAEKRLKEKDSGMNQVPSDLATASPSSTQHDLSGTHPENLTPQPTKISFPIDDTSLTGSDEQIKMTSDLTSSVEQQGDISAQAATEKTWFLTKDGSYNLHTNEDAYHSRKKLELENPDPLIRPSNDQEQTVPKNPKELEPVLAEGKSSRTDETYLVQSGSTPLHGVLSHLEGSELLRNSPVQHNFQQQTTSVVSHMQQENATTPPIQLSSSSPYSQTSSSLDLTAPETSHLSRQASVTHLQFPPLRTVHVSPAPQIGPLFPKRSSGTSQEIHEFHSGSVDSVGQQQGSQHRQDLTELMREKVRLQGELEVLKQEAQDTLQERAELQAQLASLQLKLKSGHMATDYAEKASLRAELERLRSTRMDHEREALEVQRLLEEKMEELKSVSEDLYQSQDTVDKLQVRMKELRDDLQAKEVTVQALKSKIAELYVEVQTTLQNKMEADSEARTARNDLVVLVKAKEWYQEQLSVAHEVRAKLQQQLTHLQAQTMSQGSIVERLKLESTRLRQQLRESQERALREKEQLARHLETIQNDMMEREAAFQEIQRERLMIEDTFNTQVTTVEEEKSRISSLLQLTSDLEAQLEQAQASSKKKQMQVFSLENEQMELMKKLTLSQDALVEKDQILEELSQKLIEVESQLSAFMKTLAAKDAELHKLREEKASTEIALNSALQEKASVDHALETLKGDMGKVEKSFKQMRQELGIRQVELQKAQAAQKAARDELDRVQHDLDIKNRSVEALTLDHHQKLSLIQQLQAFKTAAEEELAGLKKNLELTRASSATGFSAQEAMQTELQETKARLFEAEARLKTVSIQLQQTSGAVDYTSITVPNERLQSVVTENEELHKQLSVVQQELKDSLEKHQQERETLRQEALILKSRMMDSKTQLQQTVQMYLDQLQQLSEQKERLQTELELTQRKFELCSVQQQGEVRAELQSLMSELESARLQKQGLEHQLAALVTQKDTQIAALQQQLADTQQANEVFAQEQEKHLENTALIQQLTFELEKERGRIAGLQQSNATLKLHMKQLEEALAGRESSLVELNSHLTITTQEQERLQQEYLQRIQELELVLQKEKDAGRELRKQIGSKITENKRLLKLQEQNKKEQGDLLEEAERRHAELLQLQSDLDAARQAVSHHQGEMQTVQTERRAIEVELERIKRELADSKDRTPVLKKQIESLEWQLSQRIQEMKAAREQLVLAEERQAADAESMHRALQDKQEELESLQAEMAAARQEKVTQKSRVSELRSMLKASVQHHKLTKKLNSKKKRDKNAEGDTDEKGTQADLDNGIIIPPLPFDMEVVEKLLQDTAVKPLDSRPLDSLSSCLSSLRAEITGLQKQMDFHTTTIHSSAQSWRNVESEVKGLQEVVRSIANTIMDVNYTSTFTTSSATDTEQVAE, encoded by the exons ATGTCCATGGAGCCCTTTGATCTGAAATTGCACCAGGTGACCTTTGATGAAAAAGAGGAGATTGTGTATCAAAGCAAAGGCCTTGATCAGCAGCAGTTAGATTCCTTCAGTACTCTGGTTCATTATGATGCCTACTTTAAGGATGGATCTGCTTCAGCTCATTTACCTTTAGAATATAGCAACAGACATACATTTTCCTTCGCAGACTCAG AGGCCAAAAAACCACCTTCATGCAGCCTTGGTAGCAGGGAATCAAACTCCATCTACACCAACCAGAAGCAAAACTCATCACAGCTACCACATCGACAGTTGCCGTGGGAAACTAACTATGTTTTGGAAACACCAACAGAAGAACAGTTTTTAGTAAATCCAGATGACTATTTTCATTCCACTCCCTTGATCAGTAAAGTCTCACCAGAGTCAGCAGCAGCTAGTCTTCAGACTTTGTCACAG gtgtcCGTAAACACAGCAGCAGTAGCCCGTCATCTCAGAAGGGCCAGTGGCAAAACTAAGCGAGTAGCTCGGACAATTCTGACTTCCACTTCTCTTGCAACGCCAAGAACAATGGCTTCAGAGACAAGCAGCCCCTCTACATCTAGTCCCCATCTACTCTCAGGATCTAGCCAAGAGAATGAATTAGAATTGGAAACAGATAATAGTTTTGAAACTGTAGCAGAAGCTTTGAGGCTGCAGTGGTCTGTCATAG GTAACAGCAATGTCACACCAGCTTCTCCCGAGGAGGTAGCAAAGATTGTGGCTGAGGCTGAAAAACGTCTGAAGGAGAAAGACAGCGGGATGAACCAAGTGCCTTCTGATCTGGCCACTGCATCACCTAGTTCAACTCAACATGATTTATCTGGAACTCATCCTGAAAATTTGACACCCCAACCAACCAAAATATCTTTTCCCATTGATGACACTTCACTTACAGGTTCTGATGAACAGATTAAAATGACTTCAGATCTAACAAGTTCTGTTGAACAGCAGGGTGACATTTCTGCTCAAGCTGCAACAGAGAAAACATGGTTTTTAACAAAAGATGGAAGTTATAATTTGCATACGAATGAAGATGCATACCATTCTAGAAAAAAGCTGGAATTAGAGAATCCAGATCCTCTAATTAGACCATCTAATGATCAAGAACAAACAGTTCCTAAAAATCCTAAGGAGCTTGAACCAGTATTAGCAGAAGGCAAAAGCTCAAGGACAGATGAAACTTATTTAGTACAGTCTGGAAGTACTCCATTGCATGGCGTGTTGTCTCACTTAGAAGGTTCAGAACTTTTAAGGAATTCCCCTGTGCAGCACAATTTTCAGCAACAGACAACCTCCGTTGTTTCCCACATGCAGCAAGAAAATGCCACAACTCCACCTATACAGTTATCTTCCTCTTCCCCTTATTCTCAAACCAGTTCATCACTTGATTTAACAGCACCAGAAACCAGCCACTTATCCAGACAGGCATCTGTCACCCATCTTCAGTTTCCTCCCCTGCGCACAGTCCATGTCAGTCCTGCTCCTCAGATTGGACCTTTGTTTCCAAAACGAAGCAGTGGCACCAGCCAGGAAATTCATGAATTTCACTCAGGTAGTGTTGACAGTGTTGGACAGCAGCAGGGTAGCCAGCACAGACAAGATTTAACAGAATTAATGCGAGAGAAAGTGAGGTTGCAAGGAGAGCTGGAGGTGCTAAAACAAGAAGCACAAGATACTCTACAGGAACGAGCAGAGCTGCAGGCTCAG CTTGCATCCCTGCAGCTGAAGCTCAAATCAGGCCACATGGCAACTGATTATGCCGAAAAGGCAAGTTTGAGAGCTGAACTGGAGCGTCTTCGGAGTACAAGAATGGATCATGAAAGAGAAGCACTGGAAGTCCAGCGACTGCTGGAGGAAAAAATGGAGGAGCTGAAATCTGTATCAGAAGATCTGTATCAGTCACAGGATACAGTAGACAAGCTTCAG GTACGAATGAAGGAGTTAAGAGATGACCTTCAAGCCAAAGAAGTTACAGTTCAAGCCTTGAAGAGCAAAATAGCAGAGTTGTATGTAGAAGTGCAGACAACCTTACAGAACAAGATGGAAGCAGATTCAGAGGCAAGAACTGCAAGGAATGATCTAGTGGTGTTAGTGAAGGCAAAGGAATGGTACCAGGAGCAGCTGAGTGTGGCTCATGAAGTGCGAGCAAAATTACAACAGCAGCTGACACATCTCCAAGCACAGACCATGTCTCAG GGTTCTATTGTTGAACGACTGAAGTTAGAGAGCACACGGCTGCGACAACAGCTGAGAGAGAGCCAGGAGAGGGCTTTACGCGAAAAGGAACAGCTAGCTCGTCACTTAGAGACTATTCAGAATGATATGATGGAACGCGAAGCAGCATTTCAAGAGATACAGCGAGAGAGGTTAATGATTGAAGATACCTTTAATACACAG GTTACAACAGTGGAGGAAGAAAAGTCACGCATAAGCAGCCTTCTACAGTTGACCTCTGATCTGGAAGCACAGTTGGAGCAGGCTCAGGCTAGCAGCAAGAAGAAACAGATGCAAGTATTCAGCCTGGAGAATGAGCAGATGGAGCTGATGAAGAAGCTTACACTATCCCAGGATGCACTTGTGGAAAAAGATCAGATCCTGGAGGAG TTGAGTCAGAAACTGATAGAAGTGGAATCCCAGCTTTCTGCTTTTATGAAAACTTTGGCAGCAAAAGATGCAGAGCTCCATAAACTGCGAGAGGAAAAGGCATCTACAGAGATAGCACTTAATTCAGCTCTGCAGGAGAAAGCATCTGTTGACCATGCACTTGAAACTCTGAAAGGAGACATGGGTAAA gtTGAGAAAAGCTTCAAGCAAATGCGTCAAGAACTGGGCATTCGCCAAGTAGAGCTACAGAAAGCTCAGGCGGCACAAAAAGCAGCTCGGGATGAACTTGACCGGGTGCAGCATGACTTGGACATCAAAAACCGCAGTGTTGAAGCCCTCACACTAGATCATCACCAAAAACTTTCTCTGATTCAGCAACTCCAGGCATTCAAAACTGCAGCAGAGGAGGAATTGGCTGGCTTAAAGAAGAATCTAGAATTG aCAAGAGCATCCTCTGCAACAGGATTCTCAGCACAAGAGGCCATGCAAACTGAACTACAGGAGACAAAAGCTCGTCTTTTTGAAGCCGAGGCTAGACTCAAAACAGTTTCAATACAGTTGCAGCAGACTTCAGGAGCTGTTGACTATACTTCCATAACTGTACCTAATGAAAGGCTGCAGAGTGTAGTGACTGAGAATGAGGAATTACACAAACAACTGTCTGTGGTGCAGCAAGAACTCAAGGACAGTCTTGAGAAACACCAGCAGGAAAGAGAGACACTGCGCCAAGAAGCCTTGATCCTCAAGTCACGAATGATGGATAGTAAAACGCAGCTTCAGCAGACTGTGCAGATGTACTTGgatcagctgcagcagctgtctGAACAGAAGGAGAGGCTGCAGACGGAATTGGAGTTGACCCAGCGCAAATTTGAGCTGTGCTCTGTTCAGCAGCAGGGAGAAGTACGAGCTGAGTTGCAG AGTCTAATGTCAGAACTGGAGTCAGCACGTCTTCAGAAACAGGGCCTAGAACACCAGCTTGCAGCCCTGGTGACCCAGAAGGACACACAGATAGCTGCCCTGCAACAGCAGCTGGCTGACACCCAGCAAGCCAATGAGGTTTTTGCTCAAGAGCAAGAAAAACACTTAGAAAACACAGCCCTCATTCAGCAGCTGACCTTTGAGCTTGAGAAGGAAAGAGGCCGGATAGCGG GTCTACAGCAGAGCAATGCAACTCTCAAACTTCACATGAAGCAGCTTGAGGAAGCCCTGGCAGGCCGCGAGTCTTCACTGGTGGAATTGAACTCTCATTTGACCATCACGACTCAAGAACAAGAGCGGTTGCAGCAGGAGTACTTGCAGCGAATTCAGGAGCTTGAGTTGGTGCTGCAGAAAGAGAAGGATGCAGGACGAGAACTTCGCAAACAG ATTGGCAGCAAGATAACAGAAAACAAGCGGCTTCTGAAACTACAGGAGCAGAATAAGAAGGAGCAAGGAGACCTACTAGAAGAGGCAGAGAGGCGTCATGCTGAATTGCTACAGCTTCAGTCAGACCTGGATGCAGCTCGGCAAGCTGTTAGCCATCACCAAGGGGAGATGCAAACAGTCCAAACAGAGAGACGAGCCATTGAGGTGGAGCTGGAGAGAATCAAGCGAGAGCTGGCAGACAGCAAAGACCGTACACCAGTTCTGAAGAAGCAGATTGAG AGTCTTGAGTGGCAGTTGTCTCAGAGGATCCAGGAAATGAAGGCTGCACGAGAACAGCTAGTGTTGGCAGAGGAGAGACAAGCAGCAGATGCAGAGAGCATGCATCGAGCCCTGCAG GATAAGCAAGAAGAATTAGAAAGTCTGCAAGCAGAAATGGCTGCAGCCCGTCAAGAAAAGGTTACCCAGAAATCACGTGTATCTGAACTCCGCAGCATGCTCAAAGCATCTGTTCAGCACCATAAG CTGACCAAAAAACTGAACAGCAAGAAGAAACGTGACAAAAATGCAGAGGGAGACACAGATGAGAAGGGGACTCAAGCTGATCTTGACAATGGCATTATCATTCCTCCACTACCTTTTGATATGGAAGTGGTAGAAAAGCTATTGCAGGACACTGCAGTTAAGCCTCTAGACAGCAG ACCTCTGGACAGCCTGTCTTCATGTCTGAGCTCACTGCGTGCGGAGATCACTGGCTTGCAGAAGCAGATGGACTTCCATACCACCACTATACACAGCTCTGCACAGTCATGGAG
- the LOC112562302 gene encoding golgin subfamily A member 3-like isoform X2 produces MSMEPFDLKLHQVTFDEKEEIVYQSKGLDQQQLDSFSTLVHYDAYFKDGSASAHLPLEYSNRHTFSFADSEAKKPPSCSLGSRESNSIYTNQKQNSSQLPHRQLPWETNYVLETPTEEQFLVNPDDYFHSTPLISKVSPESAAASLQTLSQVSVNTAAVARHLRRASGKTKRVARTILTSTSLATPRTMASETSSPSTSSPHLLSGSSQENELELETDNSFETVAEALRLQWSVIGNSNVTPASPEEVAKIVAEAEKRLKEKDSGMNQVPSDLATASPSSTQHDLSGTHPENLTPQPTKISFPIDDTSLTGSDEQIKMTSDLTSSVEQQGDISGSYNLHTNEDAYHSRKKLELENPDPLIRPSNDQEQTVPKNPKELEPVLAEGKSSRTDETYLVQSGSTPLHGVLSHLEGSELLRNSPVQHNFQQQTTSVVSHMQQENATTPPIQLSSSSPYSQTSSSLDLTAPETSHLSRQASVTHLQFPPLRTVHVSPAPQIGPLFPKRSSGTSQEIHEFHSGSVDSVGQQQGSQHRQDLTELMREKVRLQGELEVLKQEAQDTLQERAELQAQLASLQLKLKSGHMATDYAEKASLRAELERLRSTRMDHEREALEVQRLLEEKMEELKSVSEDLYQSQDTVDKLQVRMKELRDDLQAKEVTVQALKSKIAELYVEVQTTLQNKMEADSEARTARNDLVVLVKAKEWYQEQLSVAHEVRAKLQQQLTHLQAQTMSQGSIVERLKLESTRLRQQLRESQERALREKEQLARHLETIQNDMMEREAAFQEIQRERLMIEDTFNTQVTTVEEEKSRISSLLQLTSDLEAQLEQAQASSKKKQMQVFSLENEQMELMKKLTLSQDALVEKDQILEELSQKLIEVESQLSAFMKTLAAKDAELHKLREEKASTEIALNSALQEKASVDHALETLKGDMGKVEKSFKQMRQELGIRQVELQKAQAAQKAARDELDRVQHDLDIKNRSVEALTLDHHQKLSLIQQLQAFKTAAEEELAGLKKNLELTRASSATGFSAQEAMQTELQETKARLFEAEARLKTVSIQLQQTSGAVDYTSITVPNERLQSVVTENEELHKQLSVVQQELKDSLEKHQQERETLRQEALILKSRMMDSKTQLQQTVQMYLDQLQQLSEQKERLQTELELTQRKFELCSVQQQGEVRAELQSLMSELESARLQKQGLEHQLAALVTQKDTQIAALQQQLADTQQANEVFAQEQEKHLENTALIQQLTFELEKERGRIAGLQQSNATLKLHMKQLEEALAGRESSLVELNSHLTITTQEQERLQQEYLQRIQELELVLQKEKDAGRELRKQIGSKITENKRLLKLQEQNKKEQGDLLEEAERRHAELLQLQSDLDAARQAVSHHQGEMQTVQTERRAIEVELERIKRELADSKDRTPVLKKQIESLEWQLSQRIQEMKAAREQLVLAEERQAADAESMHRALQDKQEELESLQAEMAAARQEKVTQKSRVSELRSMLKASVQHHKLTKKLNSKKKRDKNAEGDTDEKGTQADLDNGIIIPPLPFDMEVVEKLLQDTAVKPLDSRPLDSLSSCLSSLRAEITGLQKQMDFHTTTIHSSAQSWRNVESEVKGLQEVVRSIANTIMDVNYTSTFTTSSATDTEQVAE; encoded by the exons ATGTCCATGGAGCCCTTTGATCTGAAATTGCACCAGGTGACCTTTGATGAAAAAGAGGAGATTGTGTATCAAAGCAAAGGCCTTGATCAGCAGCAGTTAGATTCCTTCAGTACTCTGGTTCATTATGATGCCTACTTTAAGGATGGATCTGCTTCAGCTCATTTACCTTTAGAATATAGCAACAGACATACATTTTCCTTCGCAGACTCAG AGGCCAAAAAACCACCTTCATGCAGCCTTGGTAGCAGGGAATCAAACTCCATCTACACCAACCAGAAGCAAAACTCATCACAGCTACCACATCGACAGTTGCCGTGGGAAACTAACTATGTTTTGGAAACACCAACAGAAGAACAGTTTTTAGTAAATCCAGATGACTATTTTCATTCCACTCCCTTGATCAGTAAAGTCTCACCAGAGTCAGCAGCAGCTAGTCTTCAGACTTTGTCACAG gtgtcCGTAAACACAGCAGCAGTAGCCCGTCATCTCAGAAGGGCCAGTGGCAAAACTAAGCGAGTAGCTCGGACAATTCTGACTTCCACTTCTCTTGCAACGCCAAGAACAATGGCTTCAGAGACAAGCAGCCCCTCTACATCTAGTCCCCATCTACTCTCAGGATCTAGCCAAGAGAATGAATTAGAATTGGAAACAGATAATAGTTTTGAAACTGTAGCAGAAGCTTTGAGGCTGCAGTGGTCTGTCATAG GTAACAGCAATGTCACACCAGCTTCTCCCGAGGAGGTAGCAAAGATTGTGGCTGAGGCTGAAAAACGTCTGAAGGAGAAAGACAGCGGGATGAACCAAGTGCCTTCTGATCTGGCCACTGCATCACCTAGTTCAACTCAACATGATTTATCTGGAACTCATCCTGAAAATTTGACACCCCAACCAACCAAAATATCTTTTCCCATTGATGACACTTCACTTACAGGTTCTGATGAACAGATTAAAATGACTTCAGATCTAACAAGTTCTGTTGAACAGCAGGGTGACATTTC TGGAAGTTATAATTTGCATACGAATGAAGATGCATACCATTCTAGAAAAAAGCTGGAATTAGAGAATCCAGATCCTCTAATTAGACCATCTAATGATCAAGAACAAACAGTTCCTAAAAATCCTAAGGAGCTTGAACCAGTATTAGCAGAAGGCAAAAGCTCAAGGACAGATGAAACTTATTTAGTACAGTCTGGAAGTACTCCATTGCATGGCGTGTTGTCTCACTTAGAAGGTTCAGAACTTTTAAGGAATTCCCCTGTGCAGCACAATTTTCAGCAACAGACAACCTCCGTTGTTTCCCACATGCAGCAAGAAAATGCCACAACTCCACCTATACAGTTATCTTCCTCTTCCCCTTATTCTCAAACCAGTTCATCACTTGATTTAACAGCACCAGAAACCAGCCACTTATCCAGACAGGCATCTGTCACCCATCTTCAGTTTCCTCCCCTGCGCACAGTCCATGTCAGTCCTGCTCCTCAGATTGGACCTTTGTTTCCAAAACGAAGCAGTGGCACCAGCCAGGAAATTCATGAATTTCACTCAGGTAGTGTTGACAGTGTTGGACAGCAGCAGGGTAGCCAGCACAGACAAGATTTAACAGAATTAATGCGAGAGAAAGTGAGGTTGCAAGGAGAGCTGGAGGTGCTAAAACAAGAAGCACAAGATACTCTACAGGAACGAGCAGAGCTGCAGGCTCAG CTTGCATCCCTGCAGCTGAAGCTCAAATCAGGCCACATGGCAACTGATTATGCCGAAAAGGCAAGTTTGAGAGCTGAACTGGAGCGTCTTCGGAGTACAAGAATGGATCATGAAAGAGAAGCACTGGAAGTCCAGCGACTGCTGGAGGAAAAAATGGAGGAGCTGAAATCTGTATCAGAAGATCTGTATCAGTCACAGGATACAGTAGACAAGCTTCAG GTACGAATGAAGGAGTTAAGAGATGACCTTCAAGCCAAAGAAGTTACAGTTCAAGCCTTGAAGAGCAAAATAGCAGAGTTGTATGTAGAAGTGCAGACAACCTTACAGAACAAGATGGAAGCAGATTCAGAGGCAAGAACTGCAAGGAATGATCTAGTGGTGTTAGTGAAGGCAAAGGAATGGTACCAGGAGCAGCTGAGTGTGGCTCATGAAGTGCGAGCAAAATTACAACAGCAGCTGACACATCTCCAAGCACAGACCATGTCTCAG GGTTCTATTGTTGAACGACTGAAGTTAGAGAGCACACGGCTGCGACAACAGCTGAGAGAGAGCCAGGAGAGGGCTTTACGCGAAAAGGAACAGCTAGCTCGTCACTTAGAGACTATTCAGAATGATATGATGGAACGCGAAGCAGCATTTCAAGAGATACAGCGAGAGAGGTTAATGATTGAAGATACCTTTAATACACAG GTTACAACAGTGGAGGAAGAAAAGTCACGCATAAGCAGCCTTCTACAGTTGACCTCTGATCTGGAAGCACAGTTGGAGCAGGCTCAGGCTAGCAGCAAGAAGAAACAGATGCAAGTATTCAGCCTGGAGAATGAGCAGATGGAGCTGATGAAGAAGCTTACACTATCCCAGGATGCACTTGTGGAAAAAGATCAGATCCTGGAGGAG TTGAGTCAGAAACTGATAGAAGTGGAATCCCAGCTTTCTGCTTTTATGAAAACTTTGGCAGCAAAAGATGCAGAGCTCCATAAACTGCGAGAGGAAAAGGCATCTACAGAGATAGCACTTAATTCAGCTCTGCAGGAGAAAGCATCTGTTGACCATGCACTTGAAACTCTGAAAGGAGACATGGGTAAA gtTGAGAAAAGCTTCAAGCAAATGCGTCAAGAACTGGGCATTCGCCAAGTAGAGCTACAGAAAGCTCAGGCGGCACAAAAAGCAGCTCGGGATGAACTTGACCGGGTGCAGCATGACTTGGACATCAAAAACCGCAGTGTTGAAGCCCTCACACTAGATCATCACCAAAAACTTTCTCTGATTCAGCAACTCCAGGCATTCAAAACTGCAGCAGAGGAGGAATTGGCTGGCTTAAAGAAGAATCTAGAATTG aCAAGAGCATCCTCTGCAACAGGATTCTCAGCACAAGAGGCCATGCAAACTGAACTACAGGAGACAAAAGCTCGTCTTTTTGAAGCCGAGGCTAGACTCAAAACAGTTTCAATACAGTTGCAGCAGACTTCAGGAGCTGTTGACTATACTTCCATAACTGTACCTAATGAAAGGCTGCAGAGTGTAGTGACTGAGAATGAGGAATTACACAAACAACTGTCTGTGGTGCAGCAAGAACTCAAGGACAGTCTTGAGAAACACCAGCAGGAAAGAGAGACACTGCGCCAAGAAGCCTTGATCCTCAAGTCACGAATGATGGATAGTAAAACGCAGCTTCAGCAGACTGTGCAGATGTACTTGgatcagctgcagcagctgtctGAACAGAAGGAGAGGCTGCAGACGGAATTGGAGTTGACCCAGCGCAAATTTGAGCTGTGCTCTGTTCAGCAGCAGGGAGAAGTACGAGCTGAGTTGCAG AGTCTAATGTCAGAACTGGAGTCAGCACGTCTTCAGAAACAGGGCCTAGAACACCAGCTTGCAGCCCTGGTGACCCAGAAGGACACACAGATAGCTGCCCTGCAACAGCAGCTGGCTGACACCCAGCAAGCCAATGAGGTTTTTGCTCAAGAGCAAGAAAAACACTTAGAAAACACAGCCCTCATTCAGCAGCTGACCTTTGAGCTTGAGAAGGAAAGAGGCCGGATAGCGG GTCTACAGCAGAGCAATGCAACTCTCAAACTTCACATGAAGCAGCTTGAGGAAGCCCTGGCAGGCCGCGAGTCTTCACTGGTGGAATTGAACTCTCATTTGACCATCACGACTCAAGAACAAGAGCGGTTGCAGCAGGAGTACTTGCAGCGAATTCAGGAGCTTGAGTTGGTGCTGCAGAAAGAGAAGGATGCAGGACGAGAACTTCGCAAACAG ATTGGCAGCAAGATAACAGAAAACAAGCGGCTTCTGAAACTACAGGAGCAGAATAAGAAGGAGCAAGGAGACCTACTAGAAGAGGCAGAGAGGCGTCATGCTGAATTGCTACAGCTTCAGTCAGACCTGGATGCAGCTCGGCAAGCTGTTAGCCATCACCAAGGGGAGATGCAAACAGTCCAAACAGAGAGACGAGCCATTGAGGTGGAGCTGGAGAGAATCAAGCGAGAGCTGGCAGACAGCAAAGACCGTACACCAGTTCTGAAGAAGCAGATTGAG AGTCTTGAGTGGCAGTTGTCTCAGAGGATCCAGGAAATGAAGGCTGCACGAGAACAGCTAGTGTTGGCAGAGGAGAGACAAGCAGCAGATGCAGAGAGCATGCATCGAGCCCTGCAG GATAAGCAAGAAGAATTAGAAAGTCTGCAAGCAGAAATGGCTGCAGCCCGTCAAGAAAAGGTTACCCAGAAATCACGTGTATCTGAACTCCGCAGCATGCTCAAAGCATCTGTTCAGCACCATAAG CTGACCAAAAAACTGAACAGCAAGAAGAAACGTGACAAAAATGCAGAGGGAGACACAGATGAGAAGGGGACTCAAGCTGATCTTGACAATGGCATTATCATTCCTCCACTACCTTTTGATATGGAAGTGGTAGAAAAGCTATTGCAGGACACTGCAGTTAAGCCTCTAGACAGCAG ACCTCTGGACAGCCTGTCTTCATGTCTGAGCTCACTGCGTGCGGAGATCACTGGCTTGCAGAAGCAGATGGACTTCCATACCACCACTATACACAGCTCTGCACAGTCATGGAG